In Halosimplex halophilum, the genomic stretch GAGGAACGCACCGTCGTCGGCTGTCTGGACGGCCTCGTCGCGGAACGGCTCGACGGGACGGCTCCGGGCTCAACCGTCCGGATGGAGCTCTCCCCCGCCACCGACGGCGAGGGCTACGTCGCCGCTCGCGTCCTCCCCGGCGGGCTCCCGGCGCTCTGAGTCGGCCCGTCGACGGCCCTGACGGGCCCCCCGCTACAGCGGGAACCGCTCGACGGTGTCGTAGGTCGGCCCGTCGGGCCCCAGCACGCTCTCTTTCAACCTGATCTCCTCGACCGCGAGCGTCCCCACGTCGGGGTCGTCCTCGCGGACCGTCTCCTGCACTCGCTCCTTCCCGCCCGCGTGTTCCATCCGCGCTATCGTGACGTGGGGGGTGAACTCGTGGTCCTCGGCGTCGAAGCCCATCGCCGTCGTCCGCTCCTCGACGGCCTCGTGGAGCCCGGTCAGCGCCTCGCCGCCCGAGCGGGTCCCGACCCAGACGACGCTGATGTAGTCGAGACTCGGGAACACGCCCAGCCCGCCGAACTCGGCCTCGAAGGGGTCGACGCCGGCGTCGTCGACCGCCGCCGCGAGCTCGTCGGCGAGGTCGTCGACCCGGTCGGCGTCGGTGTCGCCGAGGAACTTCAGCGTGACGTGAGCCTGCTCGGGCTCGGTAAAGTTCAACCCGGACGCCCCTTCGAGTCGCTCCTGGACGGCCGCCACCTCGTCGGCCAGCCCGTCGAGGTCGACGCTGACGAACAGTCGTTTGCCCATACCCCTCTCTCGGCCCGCGTGCGCCTTCAGCGTTGTCGCCGACGGGGAGTGCAGGTCGCCGACCGATAGTACGGGGTCACCGACCGATAGCGCAGCCGGCGGAGCCGCGGTCCGAGTCGCCGGGCGATCCTTCATGTAGTCGCTGCCCCAACATGCGGTCGTGTCCCGCAGTCCGACGCTGACACTGGTCGCCGTCTTCGTCGTCGTCTTCCTCGTCCAGCGCGCCGTGGCGCTGCTGCAGATTCCCTTCGCGTTCGCGCTCGCGCCCCCCGTCGGCGCCCGGCCGTGGACGCTCGTCACGAGCGTCTACGCCCACCTCTCGGTCGGCCACTTGCTGGCCAACGTCGCCGTCCTCCTGCTGGTCGGTCTGTACCTCGAACGCCGGACCTCCCGGCTGCGCTTCCACGCCTTCTTCCTCGCCACCGGCGCGCTCTCCGGGCTCGTCCAGGTGTGGGTCAGCGACCTGCTCGGCCCCGGCGTCGCCGTGCTGGGCGCCAGCGGCGGCATCGCCGGGCTGGTCGGGTACGTGCTGGCGGGCAACCGCATGAGCGACACGCTACTGGACAAGACGCCGCTCAGCCCGCGGGCCCAGCTCGGTGCGTTCGTCGTCGTCGCCGGCGCCGTCACCGTCGCCACCGCCGGCCCCGGCGTCGCCCTGGTCGCTCACTTCGCCGGGCTGCTGATCGGGCTCGTCGCGGGTCGACTGCACCTGTTGCGGCCGTCCGGGCCGGCCTGAGTTCAGCCGCTCGTCCGAACCTATTTCCAGCCGGCGCGACAGGTCGAACCGTGACGCCGACTCGGCGGAGTCTCCTGCGGACCGTCGGTGCCGGCTCGCTCGCCGGTCTCGCCGGTTGCGGGGCCATCGGCGGGCGGACCGCCACGCCCGACTGCGACGCGGCCTGCTTCGAGGGGGATCTCGAACGCGCCGAGGACGGCCCCGACAGCCTCACCATCACCCACGTCGCCGGCCGGGACCTGTCCGCGGGGGCGGTCGCCGTCTCCGGGGTCGCGTTCGACTGGCCGCCCGCCCGCGAGTCCGGCTTCACCTACTCGTGGGCCGAGCTGAGCGATCTGGACCCCGAAGCGGGGACCGCCGGCCGGTCGCTGACCGTCCAGCCGGCGCTGGTCGACGCGGTCCGACTCTCGTGGACCCGTGACGGCGAACCGGTCGAACTCGGGGCGTTCCGCGTGTCGGACTGCGAGCGCGGCGTGGCCTGTTTCGAGGCCATCCACCGGGGCGCCGACGACGCGCTGGACCGGCTGACCGTCCGCCACGTCGACGGTCAGGATCTGCCGGCCGAGGAGGTGTTCCTGACCGGCGTCGCCGACGACTACCCGCCCGACCCCGAGAGCGGGCGGACCGTTCCGTGGCACGAACTGAGCGGTCTGGCGCCCGACGACGGCGTCGCCGGCGAGAGCGTCCGGGCGAAGCTC encodes the following:
- the thpR gene encoding RNA 2',3'-cyclic phosphodiesterase, which encodes MGKRLFVSVDLDGLADEVAAVQERLEGASGLNFTEPEQAHVTLKFLGDTDADRVDDLADELAAAVDDAGVDPFEAEFGGLGVFPSLDYISVVWVGTRSGGEALTGLHEAVEERTTAMGFDAEDHEFTPHVTIARMEHAGGKERVQETVREDDPDVGTLAVEEIRLKESVLGPDGPTYDTVERFPL
- a CDS encoding rhomboid family intramembrane serine protease — protein: MSRSPTLTLVAVFVVVFLVQRAVALLQIPFAFALAPPVGARPWTLVTSVYAHLSVGHLLANVAVLLLVGLYLERRTSRLRFHAFFLATGALSGLVQVWVSDLLGPGVAVLGASGGIAGLVGYVLAGNRMSDTLLDKTPLSPRAQLGAFVVVAGAVTVATAGPGVALVAHFAGLLIGLVAGRLHLLRPSGPA